Sequence from the Cellulomonas fimi ATCC 484 genome:
AAGGTGATCCGGGTCGCCAAGCCGCACCGCCTGCTCGACCCCGCGCACGGCCCGCTGCTCGCCGTCCGCCTGTCGGTGCTGACCCGCAAGACGCTGGGCGGCCTGCACACCGACCTCGAGGGGCGCGTCCTGCGGCCCGACGGCGAGGTGCTGCCGGGGCTCTGGGCGGTCGGCGAGGCGTCGGGGTTCGGCGGCGGAGGGGCCCACGGGCACCGCGCGCTCGAGGGGACGTTCCTCGGCGGCTGCCTGTTCACGGGCCGCACGACCGGGCGCGCGCTGGCCTCCGCGCTCGGCTGAGGGCGGACGCCGGCCGACCGCGCCCGGGCCCTGCACCACCGGGCACACCTCGCACATCCGCCCAGGTCGGGCACGTGCGACGCGTCTGCGCACGACACGGGCACCGCACCGGATGCCCACCCCGGGGGCGGGCGGATAGGTTCGGGACCGTGACGACTCCCCCGAAGTCCGGCGGCCGTTCGCGCCGCGCCGCGACCCGCCCGACGGTCGCCGACGCCCCTGCCGCCCCGACCTCGTCGCCCGCCGACGCGACCCCCGTCCCGACCCCCGCGCCCGCCGCGGTGACACCGCCCCCGACGCGTCGTCGCCGGACCGCCGCGGCCGCCACGCCGACCGGTCCCTCGGCGACGGCGCACGTCCCCGACCCGACGCCGGCACCGGCCCCCGCAGCCGCTCCGCGCACCGCGTCCGCGCCGGCCGCCGCGCCGGGCCCGGTGTCCGGCCCGGTCGGCCGCATCCCCGTGGTCGACGTGTCGCCGGTCGCGGAGGAGGGCCGTTTCCCGGCGAAGGCCGTGGTCGGCGAGGCGGTGCCTGTGCGCGCCACGGTGTTCCGCGAGGGGCACGACGCGGTCGCGGCGACGGCGGTGCTCGTCGACCCGGACGGTGCGGAGCACGCGCGTGTGCCGATGGTCGACGTCGCCCCGGGCCTGGACCGCTACGAGGCGCGCGTGGTCCCGGACCGCACGGGCGAGTGGTCGTTCCGCGTCGAGGGCTGGTCGGACCCGTTCGCGACGTGGGCGCACGACGCGACGATCAAGGTCGCCGCGGGCATCGACGTCGAGCTCATGCTCACGGAGGGTGGGCTGCTGCTGGAGCGCGCCGCCGCACGGCCGGAGCTGCCCGAGGACGGTGCCCAGGTGCTGCGCGCCGCGGTCGCGGGGCTGCGGGACACGACGCGCACGCCTGCGGACCGACTCGCGGCGGGCCTGTCGCACGCCGTCCACGACACCCTGGCCGCGCACCCGCTCCGCGAGCTCGTGACGTCGTCGCGCACGTACCCGCTGCGCGTGGAGCGCCCGCTCGCCCTGGCGGGCTCGTGGTACGAGATCTTCCCGCGCTCGCACGGCGCGGTGCGGGACGAGGCGACGGGCGAGTGGCGCTCGGGCACCCTGCGCACGGCCGCCGAGGACCTGCCGCGCATCGCGGGCATGGGCTTCGACGTCGTCTACCTGACGCCGATCCACCCGATCGGCACGACGTATCGCAAGGGCCGCAACAACTCGCTGGACGCGCAGCCGGGCGACCCGGGCTCGCCGTACGCGATCGGCTCGGCGGCGGGCGGGCACGACGCGATCGAGCCGAGCCTCGGCACGTTCGACGACTTCGACGCGTTCGTCGCGCGCGCCCGGGACCTGGGCCTGGAGGTCGCGCTCGACGTGGCGCTCCAGTGCTCGCCGGACCATCCGTGGGTCACGGACCACCCCGAGTGGTTCACGACGCGCGCGGACGGCTCGATCGCGTACGCGGAGAACCCGCCGAAGAAGTACCAGGACATCTACCCGCTGAACTTCGACAACGACCCCGCGGGCATCTACGCGGAGGTCCGCCGGGTGCTGCAGGTGTGGATCGACCACGGCGTCACGCTGTTCCGCGTCGACAACCCGCACACGAAGCCGCTGGACTTCTGGGCGTGGATCCTCGCCGACGTCCGCAAGGACCACCCGGACGTCATCTTCCTGTCGGAGGCGTTCACGCGGCCGGCGATGATGCAGACGCTCGCGAAGATCGGCTTCCACCAGTCGTACACGTACTTCACGTGGCGGAACACGAAGGACGAGATCGAGGAGTACCTCGCGGAGGTCTCGGGCGAGCAGGGCGCGTGGATGCGCCCGTCGTTCTGGCCGACGACGCACGACATCCTGCCGCCGTACCTGCAGGCGACGGGTGGCCGCGGGTTCGCGGTGCGCGCGGTGCTCGCGGCGACGGGCTCGCCGACGTGGGGCATCTACTCGGGCTACGAGCTGGTCGAGGACGTGCCGCGTCCGGGTGTGGACGAGCAGATCGACAACGAGAAGTACGAGCTCAAGCCGCGTGACTGGTCGCGCGCGGAGGAGCTCGGCATCGCGCTGCTGCTCGGCAACCTCAACGCCGTCCGCAGGGCGCACCCGGCGCTGCAGCAGCTGCGCAACCTCGCGGTGCACTCGACGACCGACGACGCGCTCGTCGCGTACTCGCGGCACCTCGACGCCCAGCACTCCCCGACGGGGCGGGCGGACACGGTCGTGACGATCGTCAACCTCGACACGTGGAACGCGCGCGAGGGCGTCGTCCACCTCGACCTGGCCGCGCTGGGCCTGCCGGCGGACCGCCCGCTGCGCGCGCACGACCTGCTGACCGGCGAGACGTGGGAGTGGGGAGCGACGCCGTGGGTGCGTCTCGACCCCGCCGAGCGTCCCGCGCACGTGATCCACCTGGAGGTGGCGTGACCCTGCCCCCGATGCCGGACGTCCGACCGCGGGAGCCCGCACCGACCACCGGCCAGATCATGCTGACCGCGCTGCCGCAGAAGCGGCAGCCCACCGTGCCCGCGCCGGGCGAGGCCCGCCCGGGGCTGAGCGACGATCCGGACTGGTACCGCACCGCGGTGTTCTACGAGGTCATGCTGCGCTGCTTCTCCGACGCGTCGGGGCAGGGCAGCGGCGACCTGCGCGGCCTCATCGACCGCCTCGACTACCTGCAGTGGCTCGGCATCGACTGCCTGTGGCTGCCGCCGTTCTACCCCTCGCCGCTGCGCGACGGCGGCTACGACGTGGCGGACTACACGGCGATCGCGGCGCAGTACGGCACGGTCGCGGACTTCCAGGAGCTCATCTCCGAGGCCCACGCGCGCGGCATGCGGCTCGTCATCGACCTCGTGATGAACCACACGAGCGACCAGCACCCGTGGTTCCAGGCGTCGCGCTCCGACCCGGAGGGCCCGTACGGCGACTTCTACGTGTGGAGCGACGACAACACGCGCTACCAGGACGCGCGGATCATCTTCGTCGACACCGAGACGTCGAACTGGACCTTCGACCCCGTCCGCCGGCAGTACTTCTGGCACCGGTTCTTCAGCCACCAGCCGGACCTCAACTTCGAGAACCCGCGCGTGGTCGAGGCGATGATGGACGTCGCCCGGTTCTGGCTGCGGATCGGCGTCGACGGCTTCCGCCTGGACGCGGTGCCCTACCTGTTCGAGGCCGAGGGCACGAACTGCGAGAACCTCCCGGAGACGCACGCCTTCCTGCGTGACGTGCGGCGCATGATCGACGAGGAGTTCCCCGGCCGGATCATGCTGGCCGAGGCGAACCAGTGGCCCGAGGACGTCGTGCACTACTTCGGCACCGAGCAGGAGCCCGAGTGCCACATGTGCTTCCACTTCCCCGTCATGCCGCGCATCTACTACTCGCTGCGCGACCAGCGGGCGACGCCGATCATCGACATCCTCGCGGACACGCCGCCCATCCCGAAGGGTGCGCAGTGGTCGACGTTCCTGCGCAACCACGACGAGCTCACGCTCGAGATGGTGTCCACCGAGGAGCGCGCGTCGATGTACGGCTGGTACGCGCCGGACTCGCGCATGCGCGCCAACGTCGGCATCCGCCGCCGGCTCGCACCGCTGCTCGACAACTCCCGCAAGGAGATCGAGCTCGCGCACGCCCTGCTGCTGTCCCTGCCGGGCAGCCCGTGCCTGTACTACGGCGACGAGATCGGGATGGGCGACAACATCTGGCTGCCCGACCGTGACGCGGTGCGCACGCCGATGCAGTGGACCCCGGACCGCAACGCGGGATTCTCGACAGCCGACCCCGGCAAGCTCTACCTGCCGCTCGTGCAGTCGCTCGTGCACCACTACAGCCACACGAACGTCGAGGCGCAGCTCGCGCAGCCGACGTCGCTGCTGCACTGGGTCCGCGGGATGCTGACGGTCCGCCGCCGCTACCCCGCGCTCGGCAAGGGGGAGTTCGTCGTCGTCCCGTCGGACAACGAGTCGGTCCTGACGTTCCTGCGCGTGACGCCCGAGCAGACCCTGCTCGTCGTCGCGAACATGGCGGCGACGGCGCGGTCGGCGACGGTCTCGCTGCCGTCGTACGCGGGCTGGTCGATGCACGACGTGTTCGGCGGCGCGCCGTTCCCGGCGGTGCGCGCCGAGGGCTCGGCGCTGTTCACGCTCGGCTCGCGGGACTTCTACTGGCTCGAGCTGGAACCCCCGGCCGGCGAGCCGGACGGTGCACGGGGGGCGCGATGACGCTCACGGTCGGGACACCCGACGGCCTGGACGCCGCGCTGCTCGACGTCGCCCGGGAGTGGCTGCCGGAACGGCGCTGGTTCCCGGCCAAGGGGACGCGCGCAGACCTCGAGCTCGTGGGGTCGCTGCCGCTCGCCGACGACGTGCGCGTGCTGCTGGTGCGCGCACGCGCGGGCTCGATCGACGCGGTGCTGCAGGTGCCGCTCGTGCTCACCGCGGCGTCGCCGGACGCCGCGGATGCCGCCGAGACGCCGGACACGCCCGACCCGACGGTCGTCGGCCGCGTCGGCGACCGCGTCGTGCGGGACGGCGCGGCGCACCCGGCCTTCGTCGCGGCGTGGCTCGCGGTCGCGGACGGGCCGGGTGCCGACGTGGACCCCGGGACGGCCCGTGCCGTGTCGGGCGAGCAGTCGAACACGTCCGTGATCCTGCGGGCGACGCCGGACGCGCCCGCCCCGGCTGCGATCCTCAAGGTGCTGCGTGCCGTCGCGGCGGGTGAGAACCCGGACG
This genomic interval carries:
- a CDS encoding alpha-1,4-glucan--maltose-1-phosphate maltosyltransferase; protein product: MSGPVGRIPVVDVSPVAEEGRFPAKAVVGEAVPVRATVFREGHDAVAATAVLVDPDGAEHARVPMVDVAPGLDRYEARVVPDRTGEWSFRVEGWSDPFATWAHDATIKVAAGIDVELMLTEGGLLLERAAARPELPEDGAQVLRAAVAGLRDTTRTPADRLAAGLSHAVHDTLAAHPLRELVTSSRTYPLRVERPLALAGSWYEIFPRSHGAVRDEATGEWRSGTLRTAAEDLPRIAGMGFDVVYLTPIHPIGTTYRKGRNNSLDAQPGDPGSPYAIGSAAGGHDAIEPSLGTFDDFDAFVARARDLGLEVALDVALQCSPDHPWVTDHPEWFTTRADGSIAYAENPPKKYQDIYPLNFDNDPAGIYAEVRRVLQVWIDHGVTLFRVDNPHTKPLDFWAWILADVRKDHPDVIFLSEAFTRPAMMQTLAKIGFHQSYTYFTWRNTKDEIEEYLAEVSGEQGAWMRPSFWPTTHDILPPYLQATGGRGFAVRAVLAATGSPTWGIYSGYELVEDVPRPGVDEQIDNEKYELKPRDWSRAEELGIALLLGNLNAVRRAHPALQQLRNLAVHSTTDDALVAYSRHLDAQHSPTGRADTVVTIVNLDTWNAREGVVHLDLAALGLPADRPLRAHDLLTGETWEWGATPWVRLDPAERPAHVIHLEVA
- the treS gene encoding maltose alpha-D-glucosyltransferase, whose amino-acid sequence is MPDVRPREPAPTTGQIMLTALPQKRQPTVPAPGEARPGLSDDPDWYRTAVFYEVMLRCFSDASGQGSGDLRGLIDRLDYLQWLGIDCLWLPPFYPSPLRDGGYDVADYTAIAAQYGTVADFQELISEAHARGMRLVIDLVMNHTSDQHPWFQASRSDPEGPYGDFYVWSDDNTRYQDARIIFVDTETSNWTFDPVRRQYFWHRFFSHQPDLNFENPRVVEAMMDVARFWLRIGVDGFRLDAVPYLFEAEGTNCENLPETHAFLRDVRRMIDEEFPGRIMLAEANQWPEDVVHYFGTEQEPECHMCFHFPVMPRIYYSLRDQRATPIIDILADTPPIPKGAQWSTFLRNHDELTLEMVSTEERASMYGWYAPDSRMRANVGIRRRLAPLLDNSRKEIELAHALLLSLPGSPCLYYGDEIGMGDNIWLPDRDAVRTPMQWTPDRNAGFSTADPGKLYLPLVQSLVHHYSHTNVEAQLAQPTSLLHWVRGMLTVRRRYPALGKGEFVVVPSDNESVLTFLRVTPEQTLLVVANMAATARSATVSLPSYAGWSMHDVFGGAPFPAVRAEGSALFTLGSRDFYWLELEPPAGEPDGARGAR